In the Acidobacteriota bacterium genome, CCTGATGGTGACATCGGCACGCGAACTCCTCACCCACGTCGCCCCCGGTGCGGGCGTTCCACTTTCGGGAACGGCCGAGGCCACCTTTTCAGTCGACTGGAAGGACCAACCGTTGCCACGGATCGAGGGAACGCTCGACCACCTCGCTCTCGAGCTCGACAGGCAACCGGTGCAGCTCATTCGGCCGGCGGATTTTTCCCTCTCCGGCAACGGTTTCGTCGTACCCGGCCTCGAGCTGCGCGCGCGGGAAGATGATCTCTTCGTGCGCTGGGCCATCGATCCGAACGGGAAGTTGCGGGGCAACCTTTCGGGAACGATGGACGCCCTGTTACTTCGTTTCCTGCTTCCCGATTGGGAACCGGCGGGCCGGGCAACCGGGATCGTCGAGATCCTCGGCGAGGTCGGCGCACCGCTCTTCGAGGGAATCGCCGAAATCCACAAAGGGTCCTTCCGCCTTCCCGGTACGAGGACGATCCTGTCACAGGTGGAGGGCACAGTCCTCTTGTCTTCGGGGGACGTCCAGCTGGACGGCATGGATTTTCGGATCATGGGGGGACGAGGGCGAGCCGGCGGACAAATCCGAGAGCGCGACGACACGATCGTCCTGGCCCTCGACGGTACCGCCAACGGAGTCCGGTTCGAGGTCCTTCCCGATCTCGATGCACGCATCTCCGGAAGTTGGCGGCTGATCGGCCCTGTCGACGATCTTCTCCTCTCCGGCGACCTCACCGTTGATCACATGTCGCTGACCTCGAAGGAGGACGTGGCAACGATACTCCTGGGGTGGCTCGAGGGAGACGGAGGACCGGCCGGCAGTAGTGGGCTCAACCTCGCGCTCAGAATCGACGCAGAGGACACCATCGATCTCCGCAACCCGTTCGTCCGGTTGACCGGCTCCGCCTCCCTCGAGGTCACAGGCAGTTCGAACCGACCCGGACTGGTCGGACACGTCGAGGTTCTGGAGGGCGGCGAGGCCACGCTTCTCGGCAACCGTTACGAGATCGAACGAGGCAGCCTCAACTTCTCGAACCCGGACGCCATCGAGCCCTTCATCGAGCTGCAGGCCTCGACCTGGATCCAGGAATACCAGATCACCGTGCAGATTTCCGGCACACCCGACCGCTTCGTAACCACCGCCGTCTCGACGCCGCCCTTGAGCACGCCGGACATTTACTCCCTGCTCGGGGTTGGTTCTACCGGGCAGGGCTACGGAACCGGCGCAGTTGGCCTCGGACTCGCCTCGTCCATTCTCTCGAGCGAGCTCACCTCGGCGCTCAGCCGGCGAGCGCGGCTGGCCCTCCCGGTGGACCAGGTCCGGGTCGATCCGTTCGCTGCGAACTCCACCGGTAACCCGACCGCACGCCTGTCGGTGATCAAGCAGCTGACACCGTCGTGGACCGTCATCCTGCAAACGACCCTGTCGGGGGAACGGGAGCAGATCGTGGTCAGCCGCTGGTACCTGGCCCCCGGCCTCTTCCTGGAGGCGGGTCAGCACGAAGACAACTCGTATTCCCTGGATCTCAAGCTGCGGCGGCCGTACTGATGCGCTCATGAAAAGGCCGTTCCCGATCAACCACCGTTGGCGCCAGCCCGATTCTACGGCAACGTTGGCCAGTTCGCGCGTGATCATGGTCGTGGCGGTGTTGATGACCCTGATCGGTACGGTCGTCGGCGAAGCCTCCGACGGGCTACTGATTCGACATGCGACGGTCGAGGCGATAGGACCGGTCGACGAGGCGGCGATCATCGAAGTGCTCGAGCTGCAGCCCGGCCAACGCCTCGACCGTCAGCGGCTCCGCGATCTCATCCTGACCCTCTACGCGTCCGGCGAAGTGGAGTGGTTGCGTGTGGAGTCCACCGAGGCCGACGACGGCATCGACATCGTGATTCGCCTCAGCACCCGATCCAAGATATCCGCTATCCGCGTCCGAACAGGCAATCCGATGTTGCGAGTCAGGGTCCGCCGATGGATGCAGATGGACATCGGCGATCCTGTCACCGCCGAGGGCATCGAGGCGAACCGAAGAAGAATAGAGCGCCGCCTCCACGAACGTGGCTACACGAACGCCGTCGTCGAGGCATATGTCGATTTCGACCGGCAGACGAACACCGTGGCGATGGAATTCGAGGTCGACGCGGGCGATCCCGAGGTTGTGCGCTCGGTCGTCCTCGACGGCGTCCCGGAAGCCGAGGCGACCGCCGCTGCCCCCAAGTACAAGGTCGGGGACCGACTGACATCGAAGCTCGAAGACCGCCTCAGGACCAGCACCGAGGCGAATCTTCGTTCGATGGGCTACTGGGAGGCCGAGGTCCTTGCAACGGAGCGCCGTGGCGACGGAGCAGATGTCGACTTGATTCTGCGGGTGGAAACCGGCGACCGATACCGCCTCGAGCTGGAAACACCTCCCGAGAGTCTCGATATCGCCAAACAGGCCTTCCCCGATCCCGAGCTGGAAGAAATCCATCCCGCCCAGACCGAAGCGCTGGCCGAGCAGGTCCAGGAAAACCTGCAGGAGGCGGGTTACCTGCTGGCCGATGTCACGGCCGAGCTCGGCACCGACGGTGATGAGCAGGTCCTGACCCTCAACGTCGATCCCGGCCGAAAGCTCAAGGTCGCAGAGGTGGACTTTCCCGGTGCAGAGAGCGTCAGCTCACGTGAGCTCGAAGCCGCGGTCACGGTTCAGAAGGGCCGTACCGGGGGGCGTCTTCACCAGGCCATCAGCAACTCGACTCTCGAGAAAGACCGCAAAACTCTCGAAGATTTCTACCAGAGCGAGGGCTTCCCGTATGCCACGCTGACACCACCTGAGATCGTACCGCTGGAAGACGGCGAAAGCGTGCGCATTCTCTTTCCCGTCGATGAAGGAGTCCGATGGTTCATTTCCGAGATCCGTATCGACGGCCTGCCCGTTGAAGCCGCGGCAGAGCTCGAGGCCTCCCCTCTCGAGCTCCTCGAGGGCAGCCCCTGGAGCCCGGGCGCGGTCGAGCGCGCCCGCAACCGCCTCGAGACCGCACTGGCCGATTCCGGCTACCCGGAGGGTACGGTAGAGGCGCAGGTCGACACCTCACAGGAGGGGAGTGCATCGATTCACTTCCTGGTATCGGCCGGGCCATTCGTCCGCGTCGGCGAGGTCATCATTGCCGGCCTCAAGCACACCAGGGAGAGCCTGGTTTCCGGCGTCGTCGAACGGGCGGGAGTCCGCACCGGCGAACCGCTGTCGCGGCGAAAGATGCTCGACGCGCAACGCGGGCTGTTCGAGCTCGGTCTCTTCCGGCGGGTCGAGCTCGCGCCAATGCCCGGCCAGGAGCACCGGGAGGAACGCAACATCGTGATCAGCTGTGAGGAGGGCGAGCAGAAGTCCTACCTCTTCGGCATCGGCTACTCCAACGTCGATGCCGCGCGCCTCATCCTCGGGTGGTCGCACCTCAACCTCCTCGGCCGGGCCTATGCGTTCTCGGCAGAGGCGTCGATTTCCAGCAATCAAAAGCGGTACTCCCTGTCACTCCGCAAGCAGCGGGCTTTGGGGCTGCCGGTCCCCGGCTACCTTGCCGTGTATCGAACCGATGAGGTCCTCGGCGATCGAAACGTCGATCGGCGGGGCCTGTGGGTCGATTTCGGAGACCGCCTCAAGCGACCGTTCAGGCCGTGGTTCCGATACGAGTACGAGATCACCGAACCCGAAACGTTGCCGTTGGACGACCCCCGCAACCCGGGCGACAACATCCAGGAAGCCAAGGTCGCATCGATCACACCGAGCCTCGAATGGGATACGCGTGACAACCCGCTGGCACCGACCAGGGGAGTCTTCGCGTCTGCCTCGCTCCAGTACGCCTTTCCGGCGTTCAAGGCCGACGCCAATTTTCTCAAGCTGCAGACGGGTGCCACCTATTATCGGCCGTTACTCCGAGGATTCGGTGCCGTCGGCCTGCGCCTCGGGGCGATCGAGCCGCTCGACGACGACCCCAACGAGCAGCCCAACTTGCAGATTCCCTTCGCCTATCGGTTCTTCGGCGGGGGCCGCACCACCCACCGGGCGTTCGACACCGACCAGTTGGGCATCCCGGGCCAGACGATCATCGATGGACGACCGGTCGGCGGCAACGCGACCCTCCTCTTCAATATCGAGTACCGTCGCCGCATATCGGGGCCGTTCTTCGCGTCGATCTTCGTCGATGCCGGCAACGTTTGGGATTCGCCGGACCACGTCGACCTCTCGGACATCGAGTGGGGACCCGGTCTCGGTTTTCAATACGTGACCCCCGCCGGTCCGCTGCGGGCGGAGTATGCGTGGAGGCTCGATGCGCCACCGGGCGAATCCGGGGGCCAGTTCTTCATCAGCTTTGGCGTACCGTTCTAGTTTTGAGTTTTGAGTGTTGAGTTTTGAGTTTTGAGTTTTGAGTTCCCGCCCGCACCCCCCGGTTCTCCGGGAGAGCGGGTGGAAAATCCCAAATCCGAAATCCTAAATCCCAAATCCGAAATCCCAAATCCGAAATTCGAAATTCGAAATTCGAAATTCGAAATTCGATCGAGCCTCCACCAAGGTGATACGATTTCCCTCGTCGTGCCATTCGAAGCATCACTTCCCTGGCTATTGGTGACCGGCGGCATCTTCTGTCTCGGGCTGGGCGGCTCCTGGCTGGTCGACGGTGCATCGCGCATCGCCCTGAGGCTCGGCATCTCGCCGATGGTCGTCGGGTTGACGGTGGTCGGCTTCGGCACCTCGATGCCCGAGTTCGCCGTCTCGCTGACGGCGGCGCTTCGTGGCAGCGGTGGCCTGAGCCTCGGCAACGCCGTCGGCTCGAACATCATGAATCTGATGCTGGTTCTCGGGGTGGCGGCAGTTCTCGTACCGATCCATGTCGTCGGCGGGCGGCGCCTGCTCTACCGGGACCTCGCATTCGGACTCGTGCCGGCAATAGTTCTGGTGGCGTTCGCCCGAACCGGATTCATCAACCGGCCGACAGCGATTGTCCTTCTGGCGATTTTCGCGGTTTTCATCGTCGTCACCGTCACCCAGTCGCGGGGCCGCAACTCGGAGCAGGCGGTGGTGACCGGCACACTGACCCGCCATCTCACACTCACCTTTGTCGGCATCGCCATCCTGGTCGGCGGCTCCGAGATGCTGGTCAAAGGCGGCGTCAACCTCGCGCGGCAGTTCGGCGTGTCCGAAGCCCTGGTCGGTCTCACCGTGGTCGCATTCGGCACCTCCCTGCCGGAGCTCGCGACCTCCGTGGTCGCAGTCCTCAAGGGACAGTCCGAGATCGGGGTGGGCAACGTCCTCGGATCCAACGTCTTCAACCTCGGTCTGGTGGTCGGGACGGCCTTCGCGATTCGGCCGGCGGCAGTGCCGATCGAGGTCATCCACTGGGACATTCCGTTGCTGGTGGCAGCCACCGTTGTGGTCGGGCTCATCGTCATCCGCGACAGCCGCATCAGCCGGTTGGAGGGCGCGTTCATGCTCGCCTTTTTCGCCGCCTACCTGGTGTTTCTCGGGATCAGAATCGCATAGCTCGTGAATTAGAATTAGGAGTTAGGAATTAGGAATTAGGAATTAGGAGTTAGGAATTCCCGCCCCACCTCCCAGCGCTCGGGCCGTGGTGGGTGAGCGGGTGGCATTCCTAATTCCTCATTCTTAATTCCTCATTCAAAGCCGTCAGGCTTTGTAGATCTGCTGCCTTCGAAGCTCTTTGAGCCGGTCACGAAGCCGAGCTGCTTCCTCGAACTCCAGCGCCTTGGCCGCCACCCGCATGCGCTTTTCGAGCTCCGTGATCAGCTTGTTGAGAGACACCGCGTCGTCCGGAATGTCGCCCTCGGAGCTTGAGACCCGCAGGGGCTGCGCGCCCGGGCCGTAGTAGTCGAGCTCGGCCATCGCCAGCAGCGGGCTCGCCACGTCCTTGACGATGGTCCGCGGCTCGATGCCGTGCTCTGCGTTGTGAGCGGCCTGCCGCTCGCGTCGGCGACGGGTCTCTCCGAGTGCGCGCTGCATCGAACCGGTCTCCCGGTCGGCGTAGAGGATCGCCCGCCCATCGACGTTGCGCGCGGCACGGCCGATGGTCTGGATGAGTGAGGTCTCGGAGCGGAGGAAGCCCTCCTGGTCGGCGTCGAGAATCGCCACCATCGCCACCTCGGGCAGGTCGAGGCCCTCGCGCAGGAGGTTGATCCCGACCAGCACGTCGAACTCTCCCTTGCGGAGATCGGCGAGGATCGCCGATCTCTCGAGGGTGTTGATCTCCGAGTGCAGGTAGCGCACCCGGACGCCGACCTCCGCCAGGTACGAGCTGAGGTCCTCGGCCATGCGCTTGGTCAGGGTGGTCACCAGCACCCGTTCTTTGCGCGCGACAACCGCCCGGATCTCGGCCAACAGATCGTCCACCTGGTTGCTGGCCTCACGGACCTCCACCTGCGGATCGAGCAGACCGGTCGGCCGGATCAGCTGCTCCACCACCTCGCCCTCGGTGTGCTCGAGCTCGTAGGGCCCCGGGGTGGCGGAGACGAAGACCACCTGTTGAATGCGCTCCTCGAACTCTTCGAAGGTCAGCGGCCGGTTGTCGAGCGCGGACGGCAGGCGGAAACCGAAATCGACCAGGGTCTGCTTGCGCGAGCGGTCACCGTGGAACATACCGCCGACCTGGGGAACCGTCACGTGAGACTCGTCGATGATGCACAGGAAGTCGTGCGGGAAGTAATCGAGCAGCGTCGGCGGCGGTTCGCCGGGCTGGCGGCCGGTGAGGTGGCGCGAGTAGTTCTCGATGCCGTTGCAGTAGCCGAGCTCGGTCAGCATCTCGAGATCGAAGTTCACGCGCTGGCCGAGGCGCTGGGCCTCGAGCAGCTTGCCCGCCGCGTCGAGCTCGGCCAGCCGCTCGTCCCGCTCCACGCGGATGGCGTCGATCGCTTTGAGCAGCTGCGACCGCGGGGTGACGTAGTGGGTTCGCGGGTAGATCGGCAGGCGATCGAGTTCCTCCAGGGCCTTGCCGCGCACCGGATCGATCCGCTCGATGCTCTCGACCTGGTCGCCCCAGAATGAGATGCGGACCGCGGTGTCGTCATACGGCGGGTAGATCTCCAGCGAGTCACCGCGCAGCCTGAAGGAGCCCGGTGCGAGATCGAGATGCGTCCGCTCGTACTGCATCTTGGCGAGCTGTTTGAGCACGTCGTCGAGCGGCTCCTCGACATCCTTCTCGAAGAGCTGAAGCATGCCGAAGTAGGCCTCCGGCGAGCCGAGGCCGTAGATGCAGCTGACCGAGGCGACAATCAGCACGTCGCGCCGCTCGAAGAGCGAGCGCGTCGCCGACAGCCGCATGCGGTCGATCTCCTCGTTGATCGAGGTCTCCTTTTCGATGTAGGTATCGCTCGCCGGCACGTAGGCCTCAGGCTGGTAGTAGTCGTAGTAGGACACGAAGTACTCGACCGCGTTGTCCGGGAAGAAGGCTTTGAACTCCTGGTAGAGCTGCGCCGCCAGGGTCTTGTTGTGGCTGAGGACGAGGGTCGGACGGTTGGTGGCCTCGACAACCTTGGCCATGGTGAAGGTCTTGCCCGAGCCGGTCACTCCGAGCAGGGTCTGGAACGCGACCCCGCCATCGACCCCTTCCACCAGGCGCTCGATCGCCTGGACCTGGTCGCCGGCAGGCTGAAATTGAGTGTTGAGAACGAAGCGAGTCGTCATACGATTTCGGAATTTTGAATTTTGAGTTTTGAATTTTGAGTTCCCGCCCAACCACCCGGTGGAGAGGTAGCCGCACACGGGGAAGGCGGGTGGAAATTCCGAATTCCGAATTCAGAATTCCGAATTCTTGCGCCAAGCTGCATGGGGGGAATCCCGGACTCCTCGATCACGCGTTCGAGGTAGACGTTGAGCCCCCCGACCTCTTCGGCGGTAAAGCGGCCGTCCTCGAGCATGTCCCGCACCCGGTTCATGAAATCCCCCATCGTCGGATAGGGGTCCTTCGAGGCCTCGAGAACCAGGCGGAATCGATCGAGGTTCCTGATCGTTCGCTGGCGCTCGGCGGCGGGCAGATCGTGCGGCAGGCTCTGCACCACCAGCCGTCGTCCCCGATCCATGTTGATCCACACCGTCCTGCGCACCATCGAGGTGCCGACGATGAGCATCGCGACCAGGAGAACGAGGCCGGCCAGGCAACCGTAAACGGTCAGGCGGCTGCTGCACCCCCCGCCCCCGCGCCACGGCTCCTTACCCTTGGCAAGGCCCTCGAGATCGGCCACTGCAGGACCGGCAGTCGCCTCGGGCTGCGCCTCCTCCTCCACCTCGGCAGAAGGCTGAGGCCCTTCAACCTCGTCGTCGTTGATCGGGGTCTCGTCCATCGGGGTATTGTACCCACCCCATCCTCCCACCCGATGCTGGATGCTCGATGCTGGATGCTCGATTCGCCCAACCCACCCGGAGATCTCTGAGAGATCAGCGTGTCATCCCGACCGAGGGCCGGGCTCGTCACGGCGAAGTGCGAAGCACGAAGCCGGAACGGCCCGAGTGGAGGGATCTATGGGAATGCCGGATGCGCGAGTCCGGAGAGCCATAGATTCCTCGACTCGGCCTTCGGCCTCGCTCGGAATGACACGTGAAGGATGTGGCCTTGGGCCTCGCTCGGAATGACACGTGAAGGATGTGGCCTTCGGCCTCGCTCGGAATGACAAACTGGGAGGACCG is a window encoding:
- a CDS encoding calcium/sodium antiporter: MPFEASLPWLLVTGGIFCLGLGGSWLVDGASRIALRLGISPMVVGLTVVGFGTSMPEFAVSLTAALRGSGGLSLGNAVGSNIMNLMLVLGVAAVLVPIHVVGGRRLLYRDLAFGLVPAIVLVAFARTGFINRPTAIVLLAIFAVFIVVTVTQSRGRNSEQAVVTGTLTRHLTLTFVGIAILVGGSEMLVKGGVNLARQFGVSEALVGLTVVAFGTSLPELATSVVAVLKGQSEIGVGNVLGSNVFNLGLVVGTAFAIRPAAVPIEVIHWDIPLLVAATVVVGLIVIRDSRISRLEGAFMLAFFAAYLVFLGIRIA
- the uvrB gene encoding excinuclease ABC subunit UvrB, whose translation is MTTRFVLNTQFQPAGDQVQAIERLVEGVDGGVAFQTLLGVTGSGKTFTMAKVVEATNRPTLVLSHNKTLAAQLYQEFKAFFPDNAVEYFVSYYDYYQPEAYVPASDTYIEKETSINEEIDRMRLSATRSLFERRDVLIVASVSCIYGLGSPEAYFGMLQLFEKDVEEPLDDVLKQLAKMQYERTHLDLAPGSFRLRGDSLEIYPPYDDTAVRISFWGDQVESIERIDPVRGKALEELDRLPIYPRTHYVTPRSQLLKAIDAIRVERDERLAELDAAGKLLEAQRLGQRVNFDLEMLTELGYCNGIENYSRHLTGRQPGEPPPTLLDYFPHDFLCIIDESHVTVPQVGGMFHGDRSRKQTLVDFGFRLPSALDNRPLTFEEFEERIQQVVFVSATPGPYELEHTEGEVVEQLIRPTGLLDPQVEVREASNQVDDLLAEIRAVVARKERVLVTTLTKRMAEDLSSYLAEVGVRVRYLHSEINTLERSAILADLRKGEFDVLVGINLLREGLDLPEVAMVAILDADQEGFLRSETSLIQTIGRAARNVDGRAILYADRETGSMQRALGETRRRRERQAAHNAEHGIEPRTIVKDVASPLLAMAELDYYGPGAQPLRVSSSEGDIPDDAVSLNKLITELEKRMRVAAKALEFEEAARLRDRLKELRRQQIYKA
- a CDS encoding BamA/TamA family outer membrane protein, with the protein product MKRPFPINHRWRQPDSTATLASSRVIMVVAVLMTLIGTVVGEASDGLLIRHATVEAIGPVDEAAIIEVLELQPGQRLDRQRLRDLILTLYASGEVEWLRVESTEADDGIDIVIRLSTRSKISAIRVRTGNPMLRVRVRRWMQMDIGDPVTAEGIEANRRRIERRLHERGYTNAVVEAYVDFDRQTNTVAMEFEVDAGDPEVVRSVVLDGVPEAEATAAAPKYKVGDRLTSKLEDRLRTSTEANLRSMGYWEAEVLATERRGDGADVDLILRVETGDRYRLELETPPESLDIAKQAFPDPELEEIHPAQTEALAEQVQENLQEAGYLLADVTAELGTDGDEQVLTLNVDPGRKLKVAEVDFPGAESVSSRELEAAVTVQKGRTGGRLHQAISNSTLEKDRKTLEDFYQSEGFPYATLTPPEIVPLEDGESVRILFPVDEGVRWFISEIRIDGLPVEAAAELEASPLELLEGSPWSPGAVERARNRLETALADSGYPEGTVEAQVDTSQEGSASIHFLVSAGPFVRVGEVIIAGLKHTRESLVSGVVERAGVRTGEPLSRRKMLDAQRGLFELGLFRRVELAPMPGQEHREERNIVISCEEGEQKSYLFGIGYSNVDAARLILGWSHLNLLGRAYAFSAEASISSNQKRYSLSLRKQRALGLPVPGYLAVYRTDEVLGDRNVDRRGLWVDFGDRLKRPFRPWFRYEYEITEPETLPLDDPRNPGDNIQEAKVASITPSLEWDTRDNPLAPTRGVFASASLQYAFPAFKADANFLKLQTGATYYRPLLRGFGAVGLRLGAIEPLDDDPNEQPNLQIPFAYRFFGGGRTTHRAFDTDQLGIPGQTIIDGRPVGGNATLLFNIEYRRRISGPFFASIFVDAGNVWDSPDHVDLSDIEWGPGLGFQYVTPAGPLRAEYAWRLDAPPGESGGQFFISFGVPF